Proteins from one Dysgonomonas sp. HDW5A genomic window:
- the guaB gene encoding IMP dehydrogenase, whose protein sequence is MSFIADKIVMDGLTFDDVLLIPAYSDVLPRNVDLSTKFSKNITLNIPFVSAAMDTVTEAKLAIAIAREGGIGVIHKNMTIQEQAKQVKYVKRAENGMISNPVSIEKDKTVGAALALMAEYKIGGIPVVDTANKLVGIVTNRDLRFQRDMSKLIADVMTSENLITTKQSTDLEAAADILQHHKIEKLPVVDAHNTLIGLITYKDITKAKDKPFACKDEFGRLRVAAGVGVTHDTLERVTALVEAGVDAIVIDTAHGHSKGVTEVLRLVKKTYPDVDVVVGNIATGEAAKYLVEAGADGVKVGIGPGSICTTRVVAGVGVPQLSAIYDVAKALEGTGVPLIADGGLRYSGDIVKALAAGGYSVMMGSLLAGVEESPGETIIFNGRKFKSYRGMGSLEAMEKGSKDRYFQDMEADIKKLVPEGIAARVPFKGTLFEVVYQMLGGLRAGMGYCGAKDIKTLHKAKFTRITNAGVAESHPHDVAITSEAPNYSRGE, encoded by the coding sequence ATGTCATTTATTGCAGATAAAATAGTTATGGATGGGCTCACTTTCGACGATGTACTGTTGATACCTGCCTACTCCGATGTTCTTCCCCGAAATGTCGACCTCTCGACAAAGTTCTCAAAAAACATAACATTGAATATCCCTTTTGTCTCAGCGGCAATGGATACTGTTACAGAAGCCAAGCTAGCTATTGCTATTGCCCGTGAGGGAGGTATAGGTGTTATTCATAAGAATATGACTATACAAGAACAGGCGAAGCAGGTAAAGTATGTGAAAAGAGCCGAGAACGGAATGATCTCCAATCCCGTAAGTATCGAAAAAGACAAAACCGTAGGAGCTGCTTTAGCTCTGATGGCTGAGTATAAAATCGGAGGAATTCCGGTTGTTGACACGGCCAATAAATTAGTCGGTATTGTAACCAATCGTGATTTACGTTTTCAACGAGATATGAGCAAGTTAATTGCAGATGTAATGACCAGTGAAAACCTGATTACAACCAAACAATCGACTGACCTCGAAGCTGCTGCCGACATACTGCAACATCACAAAATCGAGAAACTCCCTGTGGTGGATGCTCACAATACATTAATAGGACTTATTACATACAAGGATATCACCAAAGCAAAAGATAAACCTTTTGCTTGTAAAGATGAATTTGGTCGTCTTAGAGTAGCAGCCGGTGTGGGTGTCACTCATGATACATTGGAGCGTGTAACTGCTTTAGTAGAAGCTGGAGTAGATGCCATCGTAATTGATACGGCACACGGTCATTCGAAAGGCGTAACCGAAGTATTAAGACTAGTAAAGAAAACATATCCGGATGTAGACGTGGTAGTCGGAAATATAGCCACAGGCGAAGCAGCTAAATATTTAGTTGAAGCCGGAGCCGATGGTGTAAAAGTAGGAATCGGTCCCGGATCAATCTGCACCACACGTGTAGTAGCAGGAGTAGGCGTTCCCCAATTATCAGCAATATATGACGTAGCCAAAGCTCTCGAAGGAACAGGTGTTCCATTAATTGCAGATGGTGGACTTCGCTATTCGGGAGATATAGTAAAAGCGCTTGCTGCCGGAGGATACTCTGTAATGATGGGATCGCTATTAGCCGGAGTTGAAGAGTCACCGGGAGAAACAATCATTTTTAACGGACGTAAATTCAAGTCATATCGCGGCATGGGTTCATTGGAGGCTATGGAGAAAGGTTCTAAAGACCGCTATTTCCAAGATATGGAAGCCGATATAAAGAAACTTGTTCCCGAAGGTATTGCTGCACGCGTACCATTTAAAGGAACGTTATTTGAAGTTGTTTACCAAATGTTAGGCGGATTACGTGCAGGTATGGGATATTGTGGAGCAAAAGACATAAAAACACTTCACAAAGCCAAATTTACCCGCATCACCAATGCCGGTGTTG
- a CDS encoding BamA/TamA family outer membrane protein, giving the protein MNKIIYFILAIVCLWSCNSTKHIPDGSYLLKTYDIKADTKEIDASYFESFIRQQPNNKIRLMIYNIAGQDTSKWLNRIIQKAGQAPILYNPQQTKNSATQVARELSNMGYLRAEVDTILKVKDKKVSVTYNIQNKGVYTIRNYDYTIDNGTIARSLAPAKKYTSIKPGIAFNQIDLDDSRDHLTSYLRNIGYYKFSKELLYYKADTTLNAHKVDLFLSLYPPRDSTTFKKFKIRNVSILSGFDPMAKGNEKLFAEVDTVNYKGIRIIYGKNKFLRKSTLYRNNSIRPGKMYSDMAFTRTTGAFNGIGVVKQTSIQFNEVSNPNDSVQYIDALVTIAPGNTHFFQTEIQGTNSAGDLGIAPSISYQHQNLFNGAEILKLKLRGAYEFISNSSNPDMVNQNFYEFGFDASLAFPQFLFPWLKPKWRDLPSASTQVSLGVNNQHRQEYTRQFFNATLTYRWTSKQNKFAHTFNLWDINYIRMPWASPDFTERLNNTNNPMLKESYKNQLISRTTYNITYTNANSRTGRRTPRNIFSIRAGIDVSGLLPRLATSFHNASRDSISGAKQILGIAYAEYIKGDISFAQTHTLNSKNKLAYHIGLGVANPFGNSNVLPFETRYFSGGANSVRGWAPRALGPGSYVADTSGVNDFVNQVGDIKLDMNIEYRTKVSEYIELAGFLDAGNIWTIKNYKESQPDGQFKFNKFYKEIALSYGAGIRFDLGFLLIRFDYGIRAYDPGRPINDRWVIFKPALNRTAWHFAIGYPF; this is encoded by the coding sequence ATGAATAAAATCATATATTTCATTTTAGCTATTGTATGTTTATGGTCTTGTAATTCTACAAAGCATATACCCGATGGTAGTTATTTACTAAAAACATATGACATAAAAGCAGATACAAAAGAGATTGATGCAAGCTACTTCGAGAGCTTTATTCGTCAGCAACCGAATAATAAAATCAGGTTAATGATTTACAATATAGCAGGACAAGACACCAGCAAATGGCTTAACCGCATCATTCAAAAAGCAGGACAGGCTCCCATATTATACAATCCGCAACAAACCAAAAACTCGGCAACCCAAGTAGCCAGAGAGCTGAGTAATATGGGCTATTTGAGAGCAGAAGTGGATACGATTCTCAAGGTCAAAGACAAAAAAGTATCGGTCACTTATAACATTCAGAATAAAGGAGTCTATACAATTCGTAATTACGATTACACTATTGATAACGGCACTATTGCCCGAAGCCTTGCTCCTGCCAAAAAATATACGAGTATAAAACCGGGAATCGCTTTTAATCAAATTGATTTAGACGATTCAAGAGATCATCTGACCTCCTACTTAAGGAATATCGGATATTATAAGTTTTCGAAAGAGCTTTTATATTATAAAGCCGATACAACTCTCAACGCTCATAAGGTCGATTTATTCTTATCACTTTATCCACCTAGAGATAGCACTACATTCAAAAAGTTTAAAATAAGAAATGTTAGTATCTTAAGCGGATTTGACCCGATGGCCAAAGGCAACGAAAAATTATTCGCTGAGGTTGATACTGTCAATTATAAAGGAATAAGGATTATTTATGGAAAAAATAAGTTCCTGAGAAAATCAACTCTATATAGAAATAACTCTATCCGTCCAGGAAAAATGTATTCCGATATGGCATTTACTCGCACAACAGGAGCTTTTAATGGTATCGGGGTTGTTAAACAAACAAGTATTCAATTTAATGAGGTAAGCAACCCAAATGACAGCGTACAATATATTGATGCATTAGTAACCATTGCACCGGGAAATACACACTTCTTTCAAACAGAAATACAAGGAACAAACTCTGCGGGAGATTTGGGTATTGCACCAAGTATAAGTTACCAGCATCAAAACCTATTCAATGGGGCAGAAATTCTAAAATTAAAACTAAGAGGAGCTTATGAGTTTATCTCAAATTCGAGTAATCCTGACATGGTTAACCAAAACTTTTACGAATTTGGTTTTGATGCATCACTGGCATTTCCTCAGTTCCTGTTTCCGTGGTTAAAACCTAAATGGAGAGACCTGCCTTCGGCTAGTACCCAAGTATCATTAGGTGTAAATAATCAACATCGACAAGAATATACAAGACAGTTTTTTAATGCAACGTTAACCTACAGATGGACGTCAAAGCAAAATAAGTTTGCCCATACATTCAATCTCTGGGATATAAACTACATCCGTATGCCGTGGGCTTCTCCAGACTTCACAGAACGCTTAAACAATACGAATAATCCTATGCTGAAAGAAAGTTACAAAAACCAACTGATTTCACGTACTACCTATAATATTACTTATACTAATGCCAACAGCAGAACAGGTCGCAGAACACCGCGAAATATATTCAGTATAAGGGCCGGAATAGACGTCAGTGGTCTTTTGCCTCGTTTGGCAACATCTTTCCATAATGCGTCGCGCGATAGCATCTCTGGAGCTAAACAAATATTGGGTATTGCTTATGCTGAATATATTAAAGGAGACATCAGTTTTGCACAAACTCATACCTTAAATTCCAAAAATAAATTAGCATATCATATCGGATTAGGAGTGGCAAATCCTTTTGGAAATTCAAATGTTTTACCATTCGAAACCCGTTATTTTTCAGGGGGAGCAAATAGTGTAAGAGGATGGGCTCCACGTGCCTTGGGTCCCGGTTCGTATGTTGCCGATACTTCCGGAGTGAACGACTTTGTGAATCAGGTGGGTGATATAAAACTGGATATGAACATCGAATACAGAACCAAAGTTTCCGAATATATCGAACTAGCGGGTTTTCTTGATGCCGGTAATATCTGGACTATAAAGAACTACAAGGAGTCTCAGCCCGATGGACAATTCAAATTCAACAAATTTTATAAAGAAATAGCTTTATCCTATGGTGCAGGTATCCGTTTCGATCTGGGATTTTTACTTATCCGTTTCGACTATGGTATCAGAGCCTATGACCCGGGACGTCCGATAAATGACCGTTGGGTTATTTTCAAACCGGCTCTCAACAGGACAGCCTGGCACTTTGCCATCGGGTATCCATTCTAA